The stretch of DNA atttatatctacatgtatgaccTAGCTAGTCTTCTTATTATCCGGTATATCTCTTTAGCTGTCACAAAAATCGTTATCATCTGCTTGTGATTGTATCAGTCAGCTGCAACTTATACCTCTGCTTACAGCTCCATCAACAGGAAATGAATGGAGAATGAATGTACACGATCGAGGAAGTGCTATGGGTGAGTTGGTACCGAGTGAGAATATGAAGCGTGTAGTGAATGAATTTAGGACAATAGAAAATTGACTATGTTTTTGTGTTACCTAAATGACTGAGCATTGGTGATTAGTTTTAGTCTGAAATGATACATTCTTCTGAATATAGCATCACGATTGTTACAGCTATTGATGGCAGTGGGCTACTGTGCCAGAGTCGAGACCAAAAAGGCTGGCATGGAACTCGGGCTACAATGGCAGTTTGTGGATCAGGTTTGTtcactaaagcctggttcccatatacgtcgcaaagcaccggcggcacaccgcaggctattagcgatgaaatgggaacgtatgcgccgggtaccgccgaggaccgccggtagttgctggcggcatcgcaatagtttagcgctgttcaaatttcgcaaacggccgcaggcaaaacctttccgaaatgcactgtacgagtaaaggtcaccattataggaaccgCATGGCGatcgaacattttatttgattacgcaattatgtttacgatattattaacgatgtggcttttatgtgaacagatcccgccgagcctagcgtcgcaagcgttttgctgcgcatgttaccgccagagtctcgcaatcgatatgggaaccaggcttaatgtaatgacatttcacaaaatgtattgtttgaaatttttttttatgtgAACTGTTAATTTGTGacaatgattatatttatattgttaCTACAAATAATTGATTTTCACAGATTGTTCAAACTGCTTTGGAAATACATACATTGACTATTTTGTAGTGTTCCATATTTTCTAAGTTTTGCCATAGTATGTCAAACACGCGATATATTGCAGGTAAATATTACTATGAGGCCATAGTTACAGATGAAGGGTTGTGTCGAGTTGGCTGGGCCACAGAAAAGGCCTCACTGAATCTTGGCACCGATAAGCATGGTTTTGGCTTTGGTGGGACTGGCAAAAAATCgaacaataaaaactttgatgACTACGGAGAAGTAAGCTGCTTACAATTTGTTTTGAAAGTTGATGATCCTAAAAGTTTTCCTAAAAGAAGTATCCCATGTGGTAAACATAACATGCCGAACTTCAAATCATCTTTTTGGAAGTTTGCTATTAAAGCAATTTACAAAACGTAACACTTGCGCTTACAGTAAATACTTCGATATGGCAAGAGCAGACAATTGCTGTACTTTTTGCACGAGGTCTCTGTGAACTTGAGCAAGCCAAGAAAACTACATATATGTGACaattttacatgtaatttatagGCATTTGGACAGCATGATGTGATTGGCTGCTACATAGATCTGGATAGCCGTGAAATAGCATACACTAAAAATGGAAAGGACTTGGATATTGCGTTTGAAATACCAGCAAACATGCAGAAGGACAATTTTTACCCAGCTGTTGTGCTGAAGGTGAGCATACCAATACGACTGCAATAGCAAAGTCTTcaatttcattttcattttcagGCTGCTTTGGATGGCAGGCTACAAGTAGCAGTTGATTTGGCCTATGTCTAGCAGAAGGTGGGGTTAGTGGATGTGTCACATTTTCCATGAACTAATAATGGTTGAGTGTTATTTGAGGCTATATGTGAAACTTCTGTTTATATCACAGTCTTTACTTGTATTCTGTTTGCTTATCATTTTGTATGTGCAAATGATGGGACTATATTATGTAAGGTGTAAATGGAAGCTAGTagaatatttggagttgtttcgCTCTCGGAAGGTCTAATACTTGCAATGCAAATATTTAACAAGAAAAACATGCTAATCTATCTGCAAACCAGTTATGTTTTTGGGCTTGTTACGATGTTCTTGTAAATAACAGAATGCTGAGATGAAGTTTAACTTTGGGGGAAGTCCTTTCAAGTATGAGCCTGTGGAAGGACACATTGCCATTGACCAGGCTTCAGCAAGAAACAGCAAAGTCTCAGCTATCTCTGGTATGATGCGTATATGATATTAGTTTGACTATGCTTCTGCGAaaggttttactgaagaccaaTTTTTAGACTCCACCGCTGCCTGTCCTTGGCAGCTTTAACAAAGGCTGCAGCATCTAGTTCTATTATATTCTGATTGGCTTACGTTGGCGAGTGTAACCATCTTTAGGCTCATTCATGTTTATGATTGTTTTAGGGTCAGTTGCAGTAGCGTCCAAAGTGAAACCGCCAAATGCTCCTTATGCAATTGTTATGGAGGTAAGCAATATTCACCTAGTTTCATTTTGATAATATCTGGTGGCTACCTGTTGATGTTCTGATACATCCATGTTTTATGTGATGCATGTCAGAATAATTGAGTAATGTTTTCTCATGCTTAGAAGTGCTGGTCTGGATTTCTTTTCTGCAGAGAGTAAACCCTTACTGGGCAGAACCCTGACCCACAGCAAGTAATGGAGTGTATTGTCACTTGTTATGGTTATCGCTAAACATTTTGTTTTAACCCGTCAGAGCCAGATGATAGCAACTGTTACGGATAGGTGATGATGGGCCCAAATTACTCCTGGTTGTAATATCATTTATTTGCTATTTTcgttttttttaaacatctatGAGGCCAGTACTAATACTTGTTAAAATCTTTTATTAGACACACAGTTTTGATAGCATTTACTGCTTACTCAAATTTGATTATATAAGTTTTACTGCTTATAGTCAGTGCCAATTATGAGCAAGCTTTTGGCTTGTTTATTGCGAAATTAGCAGCTGAGCAGTTGTAAATTTACTACAACAGTACTACAACAGTACTACAACAGTAACACAACAGTAACACAACAGTACTACAACAGTACTACAACAGTACTACAACAGTACTACAACAGTACTACAACAGTAATGCTGTTGTAGCGGTTTAAGGGTCACTACTTAAAACACAAATGTTATAGCTGTAAATGGATTGACAATGTTGATACACATACCGACAATATCGACACATGTATTTCATAAAGTATAAATCATGAGGTGCCCTTCTTTGTGGGTTTGCCATTCTTGTACCTAGATGTTATATTTTATGGCATTCTCAGTCCAATAGCGATGTACAGGAATTGTAATGAGAAGGGGTCTTTAGCATAGCAGCTCAGAGTTTATGTATGGCGTTCTCACAGGGGTGGACAATTACAGAGTATTTGCAGTTATACTAATAGAGTGTGTTATGTTCTGTAGCCTTCGCGTGAGCTGGCCGATCAGACACACAAACAAGTGCAACTTTTCAAAAAGAAACTAACAAATCCAGGCATAAGTGAACTCTTGTGTGTTGGAGGTATGGCTGTCAAGGATCAAATAGCAGCTCTCCGAAACGGGGTAAGTTTATCAGCATGATaatgttttagttattttattgtttgtatctatggttgtatctatggtttattgcTTATCATTAGGTGAGCATGCACCAGCAATCAGCTTAATCTCTATGAATTCCTACGTACTTTTAATAGCTATGTGAAGACAACATTGAAATAACCGGCGTTttcacattttaaattttttggagttgttgctacctaCAACTCTAAACATTTTAAGTGTtttggagttgttgctacctaCGTATAGTTTTGGTGCTGTAGAATTATACAGTGAAGCAATAGAAATCGGTGTTGTCTAATGAAAATTGTGTTTGAATTTTTTGCTTCAATAATTAAACCAAAGATCTCCAAGCCGTAATATTGAATTTACATTAATTCAACTATTGCTGGCTGTGCTGTACATTATGGCTAAATGAAAGGTGTTTTATAACCACCAAACCAAGTGTCTTTCAAAAAAGTCAGAGATCTTTATCATGAATTTTATATTCATTGCATGATACAGTGTTAAAACTTGAACATGGATTTTCTCAAAATTGCCAAAGCGTACATCACTGGTTATTTTATTGCGGTCTTCGTGTGTTAAGGGACAAACATCTACAGATCAAACCCATGATTCAATCGAGGAAAGAAAACTCTTAATCAACTTTCAGAATGTATATGAAAAATTGTGACTTATAAATTTCTCTTGTCACACTTTATTAGATGTTACTACACATTAAATCTAATTGGACTGTATATAGCGATATTATTTGTTAGTAATAGGAAGCATGCGTTATATGTTCAGCATTAAATAAAACATACACTAATGATGTAAATACTTGATGCCTACAcgaaagttaaaaataaaataaaacaatgtcaGCAATCGATAGATATGTGTTAATTTTTATTCGTTCAGTCATTTAAATGTCTGAGATCAGAATCTATATGCAGAGATTCTCAATCAGCGCTAGCTTAGTGCCTCAGAGTGTGTTGGTTTTAACACTTTAtctgttataacagaaataACAAGTCGGGGCTTCTAATAAAGGTTCCCTAATATAAAGTAAGCTAGAGAATAAGgctatgaaatattttagtagAACTGTTTGTTGTATGCAGGTAGAAATTGTTTTATGTTGTTTGTAATTGGACATTAGAACAAAACAATCTAACAAAGAATTGTATTCAGAATGTTGAATGTGATGATAATTTCACTCAGGCTTGAATTGAGAAGGAAAAGCTATTAGCCAAGGATATGCTGGCAACTTGGATAACATAACGATTAATAAATAGGaaatgaaaaacaatatttgtagAACCACATGCTTTAAACTCAATCTTTAGCTTACTTATAATTATAGTTTTACATCATCTTCAAAACATAATACTGGTGTATTATACACTTAGGAACTAAAGCTATATTTTGCAAAATAAGCATAAGATCTGGTACCACTCACTACATTCCTAGCTTTGTAGCTAAAGCATTTCATGTTTTTGAAATTTCTTGGCTAGATgtaattcagattttttaatcGAACAAAATATTGCTTTACTTTTTGTCCCTGTAAGGAAAAAAGATTTGTAGCTTTCTATTGAGCTAAAAAGGTAGTTTCCATAGATGACATTCCAGGTGAAATAGGGATAAATTTTTCACAGGTATTGCTGTGAATGTACACTATTAATGTTTCATTTTCATAGAAGGCTGCGTAGAACGGAGTCAGCAGATGACAAGTTCAACCCTTTTATATCTACATACTTGGTAATCTAGAATGATTTCCACCTCGGTATTTACAGTTGTGCTCAAGTTGCGTAGTTGTTACCTTGTGGAATTGTTTTCTCCCATTACAATAAAAGCAACATGAAAGGCATCTGGGAGTGTTAAATATTGTGCTAAATAGCCTGTGACCCTGTTGGATTGAGAAATGCTCTCGCTACCTGCCTTAATAACCTTGATTCTATTATCTATCATGACTGCTAGATATGACTTGTTTCTATTACGAGTTGTTTCTAACACCAGAGCAAAATGGCTCTGTTTTGCACAGGCATTATTCAAATTCGTTTTAGTGCAAACATGATGCGGAATAAGCGACTTAGCAAAATATTGGCTTTTAATTCAGCCTTGTAATGACAACTCCGCATAGCACACGGGAAGGAAAAAATATTGGATATTTGTTGGTGCCTATTTCTgttataactttttttattataaattgtatatactatttttagtaatattttattttagtagtttttagtaattatatttttgacaagttttatttttaactgagttacattttattgtcgTAGAATAATTAGAGTTGTTATTACAGATCAAACTTTCTTATTAATGTGTTCCGAATTTCAGTCTATAACGCAATtagaaaaaattagaaaattagaCGGCCAATAGCGATAAAGCAACAGGTGTAAATGTCAAGCACACCTAATACAAGCGTCGTAAGTGTCTGCTGCTAGTGTCAGCACTCTCATGCCTGGTACTCTGCAGTGTGCTTCAGCTTTAGTTCTCCAGCAACAATAAGTTCCATCGCATCAGCTTGTAGTAGCTATAGGAATGTTATAGGCTGCTGCAGAACTGTCTTTTATTTCTACTTTTGTTTTTAGATCACTAACCAAAATACATCAATACAAGTCGCCTCTCAATATGATTTGAAATTTATggtaattttatttgtttatattctGCTTTTGTGAACTTTGTATGTGTCATATTGATGTGTCTCTTTACAAAGGTGGACATAGTGTGTGGAACTCCTGGGAGGCTTGAAGATCTCATCACCACTGGTAATCTTGACCTGTCGCAGATTCGTTTTTTCATCTTAGATGAGGCGGTAAGTCAGCAGTCGcattatatttttctattaatatattatatataataatatatgtattatattatatattaatgtatattatatgtaatatatatcatgtatatacaatatatatatatgttatattattatacaaggTATTTAACAATTGAACTGGGTAACAATGTCGGGAATTGTCTCATCCTTCTTTTGGTTACTATGCCTTTTCAATATCACACCAATTTTTTTATCAACATTCGTCCTCTCCGTGGAATCATAAAAGCCCTGAACTTTACTAAAGAAAGACGTTTGCTGCGAGTTTGTAAGAGTTTTATCTGTTCACTCCTTTGGCTAATTTTATGGTAATGAGTCATTTTGTGTTGGCTAGCGGCTAAAAATAGTATATAGCTTGTGTTTAATACCGTAGGATGGGCTCTTGTCTCAAGGCTATTCAGATCTCATCAACAGACTCCATGCCCAAATACCAAAGGTAACAGCTGATGGAAAAAGGCTACAAATGGTTGTCTGCTCGGCCACTCTGCACTCACCAGATGTTAGGAGAATGGCTGTAAGTTCATTGGGCTGCACATTCTAGCTTAATATGTTACATTACACTAAGCATGCTATTAGTGTGAACGCGATTCAAATCAacacattttaattatttatcgAATTTCCTTTTACTTGCTACTGACAGCTGGAGGCACCCTTTTCGTCTTATTTGATCTTTTATTGATCTCGCGATGAGACAAAGCTAGAAATGGAGCGTCTATCTTGATACTTCATAGCATCACCAGATGTCaattactttttaaaatatCCTTATTCAGTGATTTAATTGATGATTTTTATTGCTTTAACATTACGGAAATAGAGACtatttactatcaaataatatggcTAGAGTCCTTAGTTGTCACGTATCGTGTGTATTTAACATTGGAGAAATTAAGCCTAGTAGTTACTCCACCTTCACTTGCAATGAGCCAGGCGTGTCTAACTTATCCTAAAACCTCCTGACGTCTGTCTTGTTTGTGACACGCTTTGACAAGTGACACGCTTTCATTTGATGTTAAAAGGACCTTGCACAAAGTTTAGTAGATCGTATTTTTTAtctcatcagaaagtatcggtatttttttatcatttgcagttGTTTCTTTCCCGAGCAGTATAACTGCGATGAAGTTTGGCCAATCTTAATctggaaacatcctggcagtcagatcgcctcaaacattaaaaacaatcacaaatgacaaaaataccgacactttctgataaaatctactaaaatgttgtgcaagttcTTCATCTTTACAGTTCTGACATCATTTCCTATCATGGCTGATTTACAAAGGAGTATTAAGTGTGGCTGCCCCCAAGTGTTACCTGTACACGGGTGGGTTGGTAACGGAACAGCGCCGCCAAACATTTCACTTCACCGTTATAGTCCTCGGTTAATTTGGTTATGTCATCTTTAACAGGATAAACTCATGAACTTTCCTGTATGGATAGACCTGAAGGGGCAGGACTCGGTGCCCGACACTGTGCATCATGTGGTATGCAGAGTAGATCCCCATGCTATGCATATGTGGAAATCGCTGACAAAGCCTTGGAAAACAGATGGAGTGCATGCTAAGGACAAGTTCAATCCAAACCAACCCAATAGAGGTATGTCAGTCTTAATTGATTTACCCAACTGCTGAACTTGTTTGTGTGGTTTCATACTCTAGGAATGCATTTGAACATATTTGTAGTTCTTCTTGCTCG from Watersipora subatra chromosome 2, tzWatSuba1.1, whole genome shotgun sequence encodes:
- the LOC137387517 gene encoding ATP-dependent RNA helicase DDX1-like, translating into MTAFAEMGIMPELGAAVEEMDWMLPTDVQAEAIPLILGGGDVLMAAETGSGKTGAFCLPVIQIVWESMKDSAANRSSASTNKQASAPSTGNEWRMNVHDRGSAMAIDGSGLLCQSRDQKGWHGTRATMAVCGSGKYYYEAIVTDEGLCRVGWATEKASLNLGTDKHGFGFGGTGKKSNNKNFDDYGEAFGQHDVIGCYIDLDSREIAYTKNGKDLDIAFEIPANMQKDNFYPAVVLKNAEMKFNFGGSPFKYEPVEGHIAIDQASARNSKVSAISGSVAVASKVKPPNAPYAIVMEPSRELADQTHKQVQLFKKKLTNPGISELLCVGGMAVKDQIAALRNGVDIVCGTPGRLEDLITTGNLDLSQIRFFILDEADGLLSQGYSDLINRLHAQIPKVTADGKRLQMVVCSATLHSPDVRRMADKLMNFPVWIDLKGQDSVPDTVHHVVCRVDPHAMHMWKSLTKPWKTDGVHAKDKFNPNQPNRETLSEAVKMMKGELMKRAIDEHHMDRAIIFCRTKLDCDNAEEFLTRHGGGPRSSKDHKYSCVCLHSDRNANERRENLDKFKRKDVRFLICTDVAARGLDVRGLPFVINVTLPDEKQNYVHRIGRVGRAERMGLAISLVSTVSEKVWYHSNCRNRGKGCYNTNLTERGGCCIWYDEPALLANIEEHLGVTIDQAGEDLKIAVNEFDGKVTYGQKRKTTGSNYKDHVDSMAPVVSELALLEQKAQTSFLQLKYCPVR